The window TGCTTGCCCCTCAAAGCGTTGCATCGCGCGGCGCATTGCCGGCAGACCTTCCTGGCAGCGGATGCAGCTGGAACTCCAGAAGCCCAGCACCACCACCTGGCCCAGGAGATCGCTGAGGCAGAGGGACTGCTCCACGTTGATCCAGGGCAGCTCGGGAAACTCCGGCGGGCGAACGCCATGGGTGCATGGGGTCAGACGCATCGAGGGGCTCCGGGCTGGCGAGGGCGATCGCGCCCGGGCACGACCGCGGCTCTAAGAGCGCCTCGAACCTCCCGAAGTGGTGGCGGGCATATGCTTGAATTAGTTCAGGAATTCAAGCAGGGCGTCGCGGAAGGCGTCCGGGCGCTCAATGGGGATGGTGTGGCCACAGCGCTCCACCAGAATGTGTTCCCCACCGAGCAGGTCGGCCAGCTCTTTTGCGCCTTCGGTGGTCACGAGGAGATCCTCGTCGGCGGAGATCACCAGGGCATCGACGCGGAGATCTGTGGCCAGTTCGGCGACCGGGGGAAAGGCCATCAGCCCTTCGAGCAAGAGGCGAACGCCCTCCTGCGAGTTTCGCTGCACGGAGGCTTTGACGACGTTGTTGAGAAACTTCTGGTGGGAGGCCAGGAAGTCGTTTCCGAGGATCGTGGGGAGCGAGGCCCAGGCCATCGCTTCGAGGCCGCCGGTGACGAGCACCTGGTGCCAGGCGCGCACAATCGTCTCGGCCAGGGCGGTGGGGAGAGCGGTGGCGCTGCAGAGGATGAGCCGGTCGAGGCGCTCGGGGAAGTCGTTGGCGAAGCCTAAGGCGACGCGGGCTCCGTGGCTGAAACCGGCCAGGTGGGCGTGCTCAATGCCCAGGTGATCGAAGAGTTCTGCCAGATCGGCGGCGTGGGTGGCGAGGGCGGGCGGTGCGTCGGGGGCGTCGCTGCCTCCCTGGCCGCGGGCGTCGTAGAGAAGCACACGGAAGTGCTCGCGCAGCGCGCGGGCCTGGCTTCCCCAGTGTTGCGTGGACTGCGTCATGCCGTTGAGCAGCACAAGCCAGGGGCCCTGGCTGTGCTCATCGTGGGTTTCGTAGTGAAGTTTCGTGCCGTCGGAGAGCGTCATCGTGCTCAAGGGGAACCTCGCGCATCGGGGGGGAGAAATTTTGACAGGGGGGAGGAGGGCCTCAACAATCGCGCCGGAAGTCAGGACGTCCTTTTGACCAAGCGATATCATGCGCAGAGAGCTCATTCTAGCAGCAGCCACCCTGGGCGGGATCTTACTTGCGGTGCCGGCGATGGGCGGTACGCCGGTGCGTCCGTCCGATGGTGCCGTCGATGATGC of the Lujinxingia sediminis genome contains:
- a CDS encoding alpha/beta fold hydrolase; translated protein: MTLSDGTKLHYETHDEHSQGPWLVLLNGMTQSTQHWGSQARALREHFRVLLYDARGQGGSDAPDAPPALATHAADLAELFDHLGIEHAHLAGFSHGARVALGFANDFPERLDRLILCSATALPTALAETIVRAWHQVLVTGGLEAMAWASLPTILGNDFLASHQKFLNNVVKASVQRNSQEGVRLLLEGLMAFPPVAELATDLRVDALVISADEDLLVTTEGAKELADLLGGEHILVERCGHTIPIERPDAFRDALLEFLN